One window from the genome of Poecilia reticulata strain Guanapo linkage group LG9, Guppy_female_1.0+MT, whole genome shotgun sequence encodes:
- the taok3a gene encoding serine/threonine-protein kinase TAO3 produces MMPSSTRKGVPKDPELADLFFKDDPEEVFCDLHEIGHGSFGAVYFARNSYSNEVVAIKKMSYNGKQTTEKWQDIIKEVKFLGQLRHPNTIEYKGCYLKDNTAWLVMEYCLGSASDLLEVHKKPLQEMEIAAITHGALLGLAYLHSHNMIHRDVKAGNILLTELGQVKLADFGSASIASPANSFVGTPYWMAPEVILAMDEGQYEGKVDIWSLGITCIELAERKPPLFNMNAMSALYHIAQNDSPTLQSNEWSDAFRNFVDFCLLKIPQDRPSSGELLRHEFVRRERSPRILIDLIQRTKDAVRELDNLQYRKMKKILYQEKHNGPLGESQEEEEDSEAPSCKMNSLGSNHSIPSTSVSTGSQSSSVNSIQEVLDDGCSDMTMMHPQDYSSTLESSAHTKKDHQYNWDDGIHRDHRPEPRHASSDKSSQASNYKNRAGFATIKSASLVTKQIHEHEQESELREQMSGYKRMRRQHQKQLIALENKLKAEMDEHRLKLQKEVETQANNAYIELEKLAKRHAVQTEKEMKTALADEKKFQQQIVAQQKKELTTFLDNQKKQYKLCKEKIKEEMNEDHSTPKKEKQERLSKHKENMQHSQAEEEAHLLSSQRVFYERNCRAFKRKVMVKRHDVEQEQIREELNKKKTQKEMEHAMLIRHDESTQELEQRQLKTLQKLRMDLIRLQHQTELENQIEYNNRRERELHRKHVLELRQQPKNLKVLELQIKKQFQDTCKVQTKQYKALRHHQMEVTPKAEHKTVLKALKDEQTRKLAILAEQYEQSINEMMASQALRLDEAQEAECQALRQQLQQEMELLNAYQSKIKMQTEAQHEREQQKLEQKVSLRRAHLEQKIEEELGSLQKERTDRIKHLLDRQEREIDGFDMESMRQGFGNLGTLDFPKDDYR; encoded by the exons ATGATGCCGTCATCCACACGGAAAGGAGTGCCGAAGGATCCCGAGCTGGCTGACCTCTTCTTCAAAGATGACCCGGAGGAGGTCTTCTGTGACCTACATGAAATCGGGCATGGCAGCTTCGGAGCTGTCTACTTT GCCCGTAACTCCTACTCCAATGAAGTGGTGGCCATCAAAAAGATGTCCTATAATGGAAAACAAACCACTGAA aagtgGCAGGACATCATTAAAGAAGTTAAGTTTTTGGGACAGCTGCGACACCCAAACACCATTGAATACAAAGGCTGCTACTTGAAAGACAACACTGCCTGG ctggTGATGGAGTATTGCCTGGGCTCCGCATCAGATTTATTAGAGG TTCATAAGAAACCACTGCAAGAGATGGAAATTGCTGCCATTACCCACGGTGCCTTGCTAGGACTGGCTTACCTACATTCCCATAATATGATTCACAG AGATGTGAAAGCTGGTAATATCCTGCTGACTGAGCTGGGTCAAGTCAAACTGGCTGACTTTGGCTCTGCCTCCATTGCCTCACCTGCCAACTCCTTTGTTGGAACACCTTACTG GATGGCCCCAGAAGTGATTTTAGCCATGGATGAGGGTCAATATGAAGGTAAAGTGGACATCTGGTCACTGGGGATCACCTGCATTGAACTGG CGGAGCGTAAACCTCCCTTGTTCAACATGAATGCCATGAGTGCCTTATATCACATCGCACAGAACGACTCTCCCACGCTGCAGTCAAATGAGTG GTCGGATGCTTTCCGGAACTTTGTTGACTTCTGCCTACTGAAAATTCCTCAGGACAGACCCTCGTCAGGGGAGCTGCTACGA CATGAGTTTGTGCGCCGGGAACGCTCGCCGCGCATTCTCATCGACCTCATCCAGAGGACCAAGGATGCAGTGCGGGAGCTGGACAACTTGCAGTACCGCAAGATGAAAAAGATTCTCTATCAGGAGAAACACAACGGGCCCCTGGGGGAAAgccaagaagaggaagag GACAGCGAGGCACCAAGCTGCAAGATGAACAGTCTGGGCAGCAACCATTCCATCCCCAGCACCTCTGTCAGCACCGGTAGCCAGAGCAGCAGCGTCAACAGCATCCAGGAGGTGCTGGACGACGGCTGCTCCGACATGACCATGATGCACCCCCAGGACTACAGCAGCACGCTGGAGTCCTCTGCACACACCAAAAAG GACCATCAGTATAACTGGGATGATGGGATCCACAGAGATCACCGGCCGGAGCCAAGGCATGCCTCCTCTGACAAAAGCAGCCAGGCCTCCAACTATAAAAACAGAGCCGGCTTTGCCACCATCAAGTCTGCTTCACTT GTGACCAAACAGATCCACGAGCATGAGCAGGAGAGTGAACTGCGGGAGCAGATGTCAGGCTACAAGCGAATGCGACGGCAGCACCAGAAGCAGCTGATCGCCCTGGAGAACAAGCTGAAGGCCGAGATGGACGAGCACCGGCTCAAGCTGCAGAAAGAGGTGGAGACGCAGGCCAACAATGCCTACATCGAGCTGGAGAAGCTGGCCAAACGCCACGCAGTGCAAACTGAGAAGGAG ATGAAGACGGCACTCGCAGATGAGAAGAAGTTCCAGCAGCAGATCGTGGCGCAGCAGAAGAAGGAGCTGACCACTTTTCTGGATAATCAGAAGAAGCAGTACAAGCTCTGCAAGGAGAAGATTAAGGAG GAGATGAATGAGGACCACAGTACACCCAAGAAGGAGAAGCAGGAACGTCTGTCCAAGCACAAAGAGAACATGCAACATTCCCAGGCCGAAGAGGAGGCCCATCTTCTGTCATCGCAGCGGGTTTTCTATGAAAGGAACTGCCGCGCCTTCAAGCGCAAAGTCATGGTTAAAAGGCACGACGTGGAGCAGGAACAGATCCGTGAG gAGTTAAACAAGAAGAAGACTCAAAAGGAGATGGAGCACGCCATGCTGATCCGCCACGATGAGTCCACCCAGGAACTGGAGCAGCGGCAGCTGAAGACGCTGCAGAAGCTGCGGATGGACCTGATCCGCCTGCAGCACCAGACGGAGCTGGAGAACCAGATTGAGTACAACAACAGACGGGAGCGAGAGCTCCACCGCAAACATGTGTTGGAGCTCCGGCAGCAGCCCAAGAACCTCAAA GTGTTGGAGCTTCAGATCAAGAAGCAGTTCCAGGACACATGTAAGGTCCAGACCAAGCAGTACAAGGCCCTGCGCCACCACCAGATGGAGGTTACGCCCAAGGCGGAGCACAAGACGGTGCTCAAGGCCCTGAAGGATGAGCAGACTCGCAAGCTGGCCATCCTGGCGGAGCAGTACGAGCAGAGCATCAACGAGATGATGGCCTCGCAGGCG CTGCGTCTGGACGAAGCCCAGGAAGCCGAGTGCCAGGCCctgaggcagcagctgcagcaggagatgGAGCTGCTCAATGCCTACCAGAGCAAGATCAAGATGCAGACCGAAGCGCAGCACGAGCGCGAGCAGCAGAAGCTCGAGCAGAAGGTGTCGCTGCGCCGGGCGCACTTGGAACAAAAG ATCGAAGAGGAGCTGGGTTCCCTTCAGAAGGAGCGAACTGACCGCATTAAGCACCTGCTGGATCGCcaggagcgggagatcgacggCTTCGACATGGAGAGCATGCGGCAGGGCTTTGGCAACCTGGGCACCTTAGACTTTCCCAAGGACGACTACAGATGA